The DNA segment TCTCGATCGACATCAACTCGGGCCGCTCGACGCGCGAGCACAATATCGAGCAGACCGCGACCGCGACCAATCTGGAAGCGGCACAGGAGATCGCCCGTCAGTTGCGCCTGCGTGACATGGCCGGCCTCGTCGTCATCGACTTCATCGACATGGACAACAATTCCAATGTCCGGAAGGTCGAGAAGGCGATGAAGGAAGCGCTGAAGAACGATCGCGCCCGCATCCAGGTCGGCCGCATCTCGTCGTTCGGCCTTATGGAAATGAGCCGCCAGCGCCTGCGCACCGGCGTGCTCGAAGCCTCGACGCGCCCCTGCCCGCATTGCGAGGGTTCGGGCTTCGTCCGCACCGCCTCGTCGTCGGGCCTCAGCGCGCTGCGGCTGATCGAGGATGAGGCCGCGCGCGGCCGCGGCTCGCTGCTGACGCTGCGCTGCAGCCAGGAAGCCGCCTTCTATGTCCTGAACCGCAAGCGCGCCGATATCGCCGAGATCGAGGACCGCTATGGCGTGACGGTCGAGATCCTGCCGGACGGCGAGCAGGAAGGCGCGCGCATGTCGGTCGAGGCCTCCGGTCCGCCGCCGGCCTATGCGCCCAAGTTTGCTCCGCCGCTCGAGGAAATCGAGGAGGACTTCCCCGAGGAGATCGAGGAGGAGGAAGAGGAGGAAGCCGCCGACGAGGAAGCGCCCCGCGCCGAAGAGTCGCGTGGAGACGACGGCCGTGAGGGCGGTCGCAAGCGGCGGCGCCGTCGTGGTCGGCGGGGTCGCGCCAATGGCGAGGCAGGCGCCACGCCGGCCTCTAACGCTGACGTCAGCGAAGAGGACGAAGGCGAGGGCGAGGACGAGGTCGTTGAAACGGTCAACGCCGACGAAGACGCGGCTGGCACTTCCGAGCAGGACGATGCCGAGGCGACCGCGGAAGGCGAAGGCGGTCGCCGCCGTCGCAATCGTCGTGGCCGCCGTCGGCGCCGCGAGAATGGCGCGGAGGGTGAGGCCAAGGGCGGCGAGGCCGATCTGACGGCCGATGCGCAGCCGACGGCACCAGAGGCCGCGCCGGTCGTGGCAGAGGCGCCAGCGGTCGAGGTCGCTGCACCGGAGGTCAGCACCGCCGAGGCACCGGCCGAAGCAGCGCCCGAAGCGGAACAGCCGGCACCCAAGACGCGTCGTCGTCCGCGCGCCAAGAAGGTGACGGAAGAAGCGCCAGCAGCAGCCGCTGCTCCGGAGGCAGTTCCCGCCGAGGCCGCGCCTGCGCCGATCGCGACGCCAGGAATCGATGCGATCGCTCCCGCCACGGAGGAGGGCGCACCGGCCAAGCCGAAGCGCACCCGTCGCAAGAAGACGGATGCGCCGGCAGCGGAGGCCGCTGCCGAGGCAGCAGCGCCGGCCGCGGCCGCGGAAGCCCCTGCGAAGCCGAAGCGCACGCGTCGCAAGAAGGCGGACGCGCCGGCAGCAGCCGAGCCCGAAGCACCGGCCGTGGCCGAAACCAGCGCGACAACCAGCGACGCTGCGCCCGCGCAGAGCGCGGCAGCGGATGAAGCCGGCGAACCCTCCACCGGCGACGCTGCCGAGGAATCCGCCGCAACGCCGCGTCGCGGCTGGTGGCAGCGCACGTTCGGTGCGTGATCGGCGGATCGTGACGGCAAGCAAGTGAGCGACATGCGCCGGGCTTCAGCGATGGTTAAGCCGCCATCATGCTGGGTCCGGCGCATGCACGTCGCTTGCCGAACGATCCCGCTGCGGCCAAGCCCGTGATCGGTCGCTCCGCCACACTTCGCCTGCTGGCCACTGCGGCGCTGGCCAGCGTCTCCATCCCGCAGGCGGCGAATGCGCAGTCAATCCTGCGCGACGCCGAGACCGAAGCGCTGCTGGCCGACATGACCGCGCCGCTCATCACCGCGGCGGGGCTGCGGCCGAGCGACGTGAGGGTCGTTCTCGTCAACGACGATTCGATCAACGCCTTCGTCGCCGGCGGCCAGATCGTTTATGTGCATTCCGGCACGATCCAGGCGGCCAAGACGGCCAATGAAGTGCAGGGCGTGATCGCGCACGAGCTTGGCCACATTACCGGCGGCCACGTGTCGCTTGCCGGCCGCGGCGCTCAGGAGGCGACCGGAATTTCCATTCTCTCCATGGTGCTTGGGCTGGCCGCGATGGCGGCAGGCGCGGGCGAAGCGGGCGCCGGGGTCCTTGCCGCCGGGCAGCAGGCGGCCATGCACAAATATCTCGCCTTTTCGCGCCAGCAGGAGGCGTCGACCGACGCGGCCGGCGCGAAATACCTCAACGCCGCCGGGATCAGCGGCAAGGGATATCTCAACTTCTTCAAGACCATGCAGCAGATGGAATATCGCTACGGCATCACTCGCCAGGTCGAGTATATGCTCAGCCATCCCGTCTCGTCCGAGCGCGTCGCGGCCGTGTCGGAGACGCTGCAGGCCTCACCTGCCTGGAACAAGCCGCTCAATCAGGATTGGGAAGAACGGTTCAAGCGGGTTCAGGCGAAACTGGACGGATATCTGCTTCCACCCGCACAGGCGCTTCAGAAATATCCGGAAGGCACGCAGACCATCTATGCGCATTATGCGCGCGCTTACGCCTATCACCGCAGTGGATATCCGCAGAAGGCCGAAGCGGAGGCCGATGCCTTGGTCGCCAGCAAGCCGAAGGATCCCTATTTCCTCGAGATCAAGGGCCAGATCCTGCTGGAGGCAGGAAAGCCGCAGGAGGCCCTCGGCCCGCTGCGTGCGGCCACCGATGGTTCCCGCAACAGCCCTTTGATCGCCACCACTTTCGGCCATGCGCTGATCGCGACGGAGGACAAGGCGCATTATGACGAGGCCAAGCGCGTCCTGCGCACCGCCGTCGCGCGTGACGATCAGAATCCATTCGCCTGGTATCAGCTGGGCACCGTCTACGAGCGCACCGGCGATCCGGCGCGCGCCGCACTCGCCACGGCGGAACGCGCCAGCATGACGGGCGATCACCGCACCGCCGCGGTAAGCGCACGTTACGCCATGGCCGGCATTCCACAGAACACGCCGGACTGGATCCGGGCACAGGATATCGCGATGACATCAGGCCATTCCCTCGAAGACGACAAGCGCAAGCGGAAATGAACCGCCTGACCATTTTGCTGGTCGTGCTGCTGGGCGCGACCTTTGGCGCCGGCGGCATGTGGCTTGCCGAGCGTGCCGCTCCCGGATCCGCCGTCGCAGACAAGGCCGGGATCGAACGGGTGGTGCACGATTATCTGCTCGCCAATCCGGAAGTGATCCCGCAAGCGATGCAGAAGCTGCAGGAGCGCGAGAGCGGGCGCGCGGTTGCGGCCAGCCGATCCCGCATCGAGACGCCTTACCCCGGCGCGATGATGGGTAATCCCAACGGCGATGTCACGCTGGTGGAATTTTTCGATTATAATTGCGGCTATTGCCGCGCCAGCCTGCCAACCATCGAGCGGCTGGTAAAAAGCGATCCGAAATTGCGCGTGGTGTTCCGGGAGTTGCCGATCCTGGCGGAGGAAAGCCGTGATGCGGCGCGCGCGTCGCTTGCCGCAGCGGCGCAGGGTCGGTTCGCTGCCTTTCACCAGGCCTTGTACGAGGCAGGCCCGGTCAGCGCGCAATCGATCGCTGCCGCCGCCCGTGGCACGGGCGTAAACCTCACCAAGATCCCCGATGACGTTGATACGGAAATCGCCGGCAATCTTGGGCTGGCGGCGAAGCTCGGCATCAGCGGCACGCCAGCGTGGGTGGTCGGCGACAAGGTCCTGTCCGGCGCACTGCCATTCGATCGTTTGCAGGAGGCGATTGCCGAAGTGCGGACGGGGCAGGACTGATCCGGCGAGCGAGAAAAGCGTACGGGCGATGGAGTCGTAAGCGGTTCAAGCGTGTCGCAGGCGCCATGGGCGGTGCGACCTTTCCGCCCACAGCGGCGTTCCCCCTTGCGGACGTTCCCCAACGCCGCAGGTAATCGTGCTCCATTCTCTTCGTCGCTTTCTCCTCATTCTGCTGCTTGCCACGCTGACCGCCTCGCCTGCGGTCGCCCAGGATGCTTCCTCCAACACGGCCGCGCCAGCGGTACCGGCAGACCCGTTCGGTCGCGAAACGCCGCGGTCCGCGGTCACTGGCCTGATCGAAGCACTAGCGAAGCGCGACTATGATCGCGCCGCCAATTACTTCGACCTGCCCGTGCAGCAGGATCAACGTGTGCTCGGCGGTGCGACCGAGCTCGCCCGGCGCTTGCAGGGGCTGCTGGACAGCGGCGGATCGCTGATCCCGTTTGCCGGACTGGCCAATGAAGCCGGTGGCCGCATCGACGATGACCTGCCGTTCGACCGTGAACTGATCGGTGATCTTGGAGTCGGGGAAGGCGACGCCCCGATCCTGATGACACAGGGGGAAGTCGACGGCCGCCGCGTGTGGCGCATCTCGCACGACACCATCCGGCGGCTAATGGCGGTGCCGGCCACCACCGCCGCCACGAGCGCGCCAGCTGCCGAGATCACCGGGGTCAACGTCGGCGGCGCGCCGGTGGAGGATTGGGGGTTGCTGATCGGCGCCGCGATCCTGAGCTTCGTTGTGCTGCGCCTGCTGTCGACCGCCGTACTCGCCGTGATGCGACGGAGTATCTCGGACCCCGACGCCAACGGCTTTTACCGCTTCTTCCATGCCGCATTGCCGCCGTTCAGCCTCTTCTTGGCGGTAATCGCCTTTTACGGCTGGGCGGAGAAGGTGGAGGTCGCGATCGTCGCGCGGCAGACGCTGCTGCGCTATGCCGGCGGGGTCGCAGCGATCGCGCTTGTCTGGTTCGGCCTCAGATTGGTGGACGCGATCGCGGACGTCGCGATCGCCCGTGCGCATCGTGGGTCGCGACGCCAGGCAGTGTCGGTCGTCAGCCTGCTGCGCCGTGCGGCCAAG comes from the Sphingomonas sp. OV641 genome and includes:
- a CDS encoding mechanosensitive ion channel family protein, coding for MLHSLRRFLLILLLATLTASPAVAQDASSNTAAPAVPADPFGRETPRSAVTGLIEALAKRDYDRAANYFDLPVQQDQRVLGGATELARRLQGLLDSGGSLIPFAGLANEAGGRIDDDLPFDRELIGDLGVGEGDAPILMTQGEVDGRRVWRISHDTIRRLMAVPATTAATSAPAAEITGVNVGGAPVEDWGLLIGAAILSFVVLRLLSTAVLAVMRRSISDPDANGFYRFFHAALPPFSLFLAVIAFYGWAEKVEVAIVARQTLLRYAGGVAAIALVWFGLRLVDAIADVAIARAHRGSRRQAVSVVSLLRRAAKILLLVFSVVAVLDTFGIDVTTGIAALGIGGIALALGAQKTVENLVGSVTVIADRPVQVGDFCRVGDVVGTVEDVGIRSTRIRTNDRTVVTIPNGDFSSRQIENFAKRDRFLFAPTIGIEYSNAADKVREAVAIIEKVLQSHDKVLQDGPRARFTAFGESSLDIEVFSYINVSDFGESTVVRQELLLSIYEGLTAAGIGIAFPTRTVFLASVDAPEASSGPVDRS
- a CDS encoding DsbA family protein — translated: MNRLTILLVVLLGATFGAGGMWLAERAAPGSAVADKAGIERVVHDYLLANPEVIPQAMQKLQERESGRAVAASRSRIETPYPGAMMGNPNGDVTLVEFFDYNCGYCRASLPTIERLVKSDPKLRVVFRELPILAEESRDAARASLAAAAQGRFAAFHQALYEAGPVSAQSIAAAARGTGVNLTKIPDDVDTEIAGNLGLAAKLGISGTPAWVVGDKVLSGALPFDRLQEAIAEVRTGQD
- a CDS encoding ribonuclease E/G, which produces MTMRMLIDARHREETRVAVVKGNRIEEFDFESAERKQLKGNIYLAKVTRVEPSLQAAFVDYGGNRHGFLAFSEIHPDYYQIPKEDREALLREEAEHAAEEAKLRAEQEAAEDADFDGSDDDADFAEDDGDADADAADEGEGDADGDRPASPASGINDDQVEALRQRRMNLRRRYKIQDVIRRRQVLLVQVVKEERGNKGAALTTYLSLAGRYCVLMPNTSHGGGISRKISNSADRKRLKSIMAEMELPPSMGCIVRTAGLSRTRTEIKRDFDYLARLWDGIRDKTLTSAAPALIYGDSDLIKRAIRDIYNKDIDEVIVEGDEGYRQAKDFMRLLMPSHAKRVKHYSDPIPLFQRSHVEDQLAAMYHPVVQLKSGGYLVINPTEALVSIDINSGRSTREHNIEQTATATNLEAAQEIARQLRLRDMAGLVVIDFIDMDNNSNVRKVEKAMKEALKNDRARIQVGRISSFGLMEMSRQRLRTGVLEASTRPCPHCEGSGFVRTASSSGLSALRLIEDEAARGRGSLLTLRCSQEAAFYVLNRKRADIAEIEDRYGVTVEILPDGEQEGARMSVEASGPPPAYAPKFAPPLEEIEEDFPEEIEEEEEEEAADEEAPRAEESRGDDGREGGRKRRRRRGRRGRANGEAGATPASNADVSEEDEGEGEDEVVETVNADEDAAGTSEQDDAEATAEGEGGRRRRNRRGRRRRRENGAEGEAKGGEADLTADAQPTAPEAAPVVAEAPAVEVAAPEVSTAEAPAEAAPEAEQPAPKTRRRPRAKKVTEEAPAAAAAPEAVPAEAAPAPIATPGIDAIAPATEEGAPAKPKRTRRKKTDAPAAEAAAEAAAPAAAAEAPAKPKRTRRKKADAPAAAEPEAPAVAETSATTSDAAPAQSAAADEAGEPSTGDAAEESAATPRRGWWQRTFGA
- a CDS encoding M48 family metalloprotease; amino-acid sequence: MLGPAHARRLPNDPAAAKPVIGRSATLRLLATAALASVSIPQAANAQSILRDAETEALLADMTAPLITAAGLRPSDVRVVLVNDDSINAFVAGGQIVYVHSGTIQAAKTANEVQGVIAHELGHITGGHVSLAGRGAQEATGISILSMVLGLAAMAAGAGEAGAGVLAAGQQAAMHKYLAFSRQQEASTDAAGAKYLNAAGISGKGYLNFFKTMQQMEYRYGITRQVEYMLSHPVSSERVAAVSETLQASPAWNKPLNQDWEERFKRVQAKLDGYLLPPAQALQKYPEGTQTIYAHYARAYAYHRSGYPQKAEAEADALVASKPKDPYFLEIKGQILLEAGKPQEALGPLRAATDGSRNSPLIATTFGHALIATEDKAHYDEAKRVLRTAVARDDQNPFAWYQLGTVYERTGDPARAALATAERASMTGDHRTAAVSARYAMAGIPQNTPDWIRAQDIAMTSGHSLEDDKRKRK